The Mus caroli unplaced genomic scaffold, CAROLI_EIJ_v1.1 scaffold_6343_1, whole genome shotgun sequence genome has a window encoding:
- the LOC110288924 gene encoding olfactory receptor 5B2-like, with amino-acid sequence MYQHSRISSFLGCSVFHTETGSSNLSYEPLCRRIDQIYYVIHVNKIHQVAIAFGSIESLILVSMAYDCQAAVCKPLQYTTIMTSTTYILIVTCCYMCGILQSSVHVALPFCLSFCHSNVINHISCDIHPLLEISCSDTHTNEITPLILATLDLVFTLFVILNIYLLIFIAILRMHSAEAQRKAFSTCASHLITVSIFFGSLIFIYLQPSSSHSPEADKIASVFYIMTIPMLNPVAYSLRNREVKCAFKKVVGKLRTTLHSVD; translated from the coding sequence ATGTATCAGCATTCCAGAATCAGCAGTTTTCTTGGATGCAGTGTGTTTCATACTGAAACTGGTAGCAGTAATCTGTCTTATGAGCCACTTTGTAGAAGAATAGATCAGATTTACTATGTAATACATGTTAATAAAATTCACCAAGTCGCGATAGCCTTTGGTTCTATTGAAAGTTTGATCCTTGTCTCCATGGCATATGACTGTCAAGCAGCAGTGTGCAAACCCCTGCAATATACTACCATTATGACAAGTACTACCTATATTCTCATTGTCACTTGCTGCTACATGTGTGGTATCTTACAATCTTCTGTCCATGTTGCTCTTCCAttttgcctttccttctgtcactCCAATGTGATTAATCACATTTCCTGTGATATTCACCCACTGCTGGAAATTTCTTGTTCTGACACCCACACAAATGAGATTACACCCCTTATCTTGGCTACATTAGATCTTGTTTTCACTCTCTTCGTTATCTTAAACATTTACCtgcttattttcattgctatcctGAGGATGCATTCAGCTGAAGCACAGAGGAAGGCCTTTTCTACCTGTGCATCTCATCTCATCACTGTGTCCATCTTCTTTGGTTCCCTTATATTCATATACTTACAGCCTAGTTCAAGTCACTCCCCAGAGGCAGACAAAATTGCATCTGTGTTTTATATCATGACTATTCCTATGCTCAACCCTGTGGCctacagcctgaggaacagaGAGGTCAAGTGTGCATTTAAGAAGGTTGTTGGTAAACTAAGAACTACACTTCATTCTGTTGATTAA